GGTGGTCCGGGTGCTGCTCGCGGCGCTCTGGGCGTGGGCCGCGCTGGCAAAGATCGGTGACCCGCGCCGCTTCGTCCAGGTGGTGCGGGCCTACGACGCCACCCCGGAGTGGCTGAGCCGGGGGATCGGCTACGGCCTGCCGACGCTGGAGCTGGTGCTGGCGGCCCTGTTGCTGATCGGACTGCTCACCCGCTACGCCGCGATCCTCAGCGCGACGCTGCTGACGCTGTTCCTGATCGTCACCCTCCAGGCGGCCGCTCGGGGCCTGGACGTCGAGTGCAACTGCTTCGGCGGCGGCGGCGGGCCCTCGGCCTCGACGTCCTACACCCTGGACATCCTGCGCGCCCTGGGGATGCTGGCGCTGTCGGCGTACCTGATCCGGTGGCCGCTGACCAGGTGGTCCCTGGACAAGGCGATCATCGACTCCGAGCGGGTGCCCGACCTCAGCCCCAAGCAGCGCAGGAGCGAGAAGAACATCCGCAGGCACCGGTCCGCGGTGGCCGCCGCCGAGGCCGAGCTGCGCTACAAGCAGCGCTACACCGCCGCCGGGACCCTGGCGCTGCTGCTGCTGATCACCATCATCGGGGCCGGCGTGCAGGGCAGCCGCGCCGAGGTCAGCTCTGAGGCCAATACGGCCAACGCCACCAGCGCGACCGGGGTGCGGGTCGGCAACCAGCAGGCGCCGGTGCTGGTCGACCTCTACGAGGACTTCGGGTGCCCGGACTGCGCCGACGTGCAGCAGAGCGGGCTGGCCAAGGACCTCGCCGCCAAGGTCAAGGCCACCACGGTCAAGGTCAACTACCACATGGTGTCGTTCCTGGACTCCGAGTCCAACGGCGACTACTCCTCGCGGGCGGCCAACGCCGGTTACTGCGCCGCCGACCAGAGCCCCGAAGCCTTCGGGAAGTTCCACGACATCCTGTTCGGCAAGAACGCCTCGGGGCAGGGCAACCAGCCGGCCCCGGGCAAGGGCAAGCCGGACTCCCAGCTGGTCGCCTGGGGCAAGGAAGCGGGCATCACCAGCGCCACCTTCTCCACCTGCGTGACCTCCAACCAGCACAAGGAGCTGGTGGCAGGCGTCACCGACGCGGCGTCCAAGCGGGGCGTCAACACCTTCCCGACGGTGTTCGTCGACGGCAAGCGGCTCAACGACAACGGCGACACATCGGTGACGGTGGCCGAGGTCGACTCCGCGATCGCCTCGGCGCTGGCCAAGGCCAAGTCCACCGCGGCGCCGTCGCCGACCGCCACGCCCAGCGGCTCGTCACGGGCGCCGTCGAGCGGTTCTTCGAGCAGTCCGGTTCCGAGCCGCAGCGCGACGGTGACGCCCAGCAGGTCGGCGCCGGTTCCCACCGGGTCGGCCAGCCCGACGTCGAGCAACTAGCGGGGCTTCTGTCCGGGCTGGTCTGCTGGCTGGGCTGCTGGTCTGGGACAGTTTGGGCAGGGACAGCGAAGAGGGCCGGCGCCTGTGGGCGCCGGCCCTCTTCGTGAGCTTTCGGGTGGCCCACCAGGGCGCTGTTGAGCCGTTCGGCGTTAGTCCGCGTGGCTGACTGGTGGGCCGGATGCTTACTTGTTGGCGGCGTCCTTCAGAGCGCTGCCGGCGGTGAACTTGACCGTGTTGGCGGCGGCGATCTGGATGGTCTCGCCGGTGGCCGGGTTGCGTCCTTCGCGGGCGGCGCGCTTGCCGACCGAGACGGCGAAGAAGCCGGGGACGCTGACCTTGTCGCCCTTGGCGACGGCGCCTTCCAGGGTGGACTGCAGGCTGCGCAGCACTGCGTCGACGGTCTTCTGCTCGAGATCGGCGTGCTCGGCGACCGCGGTCACCAGTTCCTTGCGGTTCACGAATGTCTCCCTTATGAGTGTCCTCGCCGCGCGGTGTTGCTTGCGTTGGCGGCGCGAGGCCGGTGCGGCTCGCCCCAAGTATGGCCGAGAGGGCTGCAAGTCAGGAAATCCGGGGGTTCTCGGCGTGGCGGATGGGTCGCTTTCAAGATCGTCGGCTGGCTTCCGGCGTGGTTGTCGTCGTGAGCCATAGGCCTTGGCCAGCGCAGGCGTGTGAA
This is a stretch of genomic DNA from Jatrophihabitans sp.. It encodes these proteins:
- a CDS encoding MauE/DoxX family redox-associated membrane protein, with the translated sequence MRFPALSTRRDQSSVAGLVVRVLLAALWAWAALAKIGDPRRFVQVVRAYDATPEWLSRGIGYGLPTLELVLAALLLIGLLTRYAAILSATLLTLFLIVTLQAAARGLDVECNCFGGGGGPSASTSYTLDILRALGMLALSAYLIRWPLTRWSLDKAIIDSERVPDLSPKQRRSEKNIRRHRSAVAAAEAELRYKQRYTAAGTLALLLLITIIGAGVQGSRAEVSSEANTANATSATGVRVGNQQAPVLVDLYEDFGCPDCADVQQSGLAKDLAAKVKATTVKVNYHMVSFLDSESNGDYSSRAANAGYCAADQSPEAFGKFHDILFGKNASGQGNQPAPGKGKPDSQLVAWGKEAGITSATFSTCVTSNQHKELVAGVTDAASKRGVNTFPTVFVDGKRLNDNGDTSVTVAEVDSAIASALAKAKSTAAPSPTATPSGSSRAPSSGSSSSPVPSRSATVTPSRSAPVPTGSASPTSSN
- a CDS encoding HU family DNA-binding protein, which codes for MQPSRPYLGRAAPASRRQRKQHRAARTLIRETFVNRKELVTAVAEHADLEQKTVDAVLRSLQSTLEGAVAKGDKVSVPGFFAVSVGKRAAREGRNPATGETIQIAAANTVKFTAGSALKDAANK